The following proteins are co-located in the Gemmatimonadales bacterium genome:
- the thrS gene encoding threonine--tRNA ligase, whose product MTEELVLTLPDGSERRVATGTTPRAVAESIGPRLAKAALAARLNGSIVEMDRPLVSSGPFQLLTDQDADALFVLRHSAAHALATAVRRLFPDAGIGFGPPIEDGFYYDFAVPRPFTPEDLEKIEAEMREVVKADYPFVREEVARGEAEQRFAGDPLKLERLAEIRDDEVISVYTDGPFADLCRGPHLPSTGRIQHFKLLHGAGAYWRGDERRQMLQRIYGTAWFGKQELERYLDRLEEARKRDHRVIGKALDLFSIQEDVGPGLILWHPKGAMLKFQLSRFIEDLILERGYHLVYTPHITREELFIRSGHLPYYAENQFPAMAGGAGESEGVRYRVKPMNCPMHILIYQSQQRSYRDLPLRLAEIANVYRNERSGTLHGMLRVRGLSMDDAHLFMRPDQIEEEIFNLIDLTDLVLRRTFGIEYRLDLATRPDQKLGSDEVWDQAESALQAALDRRGLPYRLDVGGGAFYGPKIDVKFKDAIGREWQGTTIQLDFMLPDRFQLEYTGADNKPHCPVMIHRAIFGTLERFIGFLIEHFAGAFPLWLAPEQVRVLPIGDTQNEAARRFHESLRAAGVRSHLDARSETLNYKVRDGEIAKVPYLAVIGAREVEAGTVAVRIRGAGKKQDVMPQHDFIGKLKDQIANRAMAP is encoded by the coding sequence ATGACTGAGGAGCTGGTCCTGACGCTCCCCGACGGCTCTGAACGGCGGGTAGCCACGGGCACGACGCCGCGCGCCGTTGCCGAGTCGATCGGCCCGCGGCTGGCGAAGGCCGCGCTCGCCGCGCGGCTGAACGGCTCCATCGTGGAGATGGACCGGCCGCTGGTCTCGTCGGGCCCGTTCCAGCTGCTCACCGACCAGGACGCGGACGCGCTCTTCGTCCTCCGCCACTCCGCCGCGCACGCCCTCGCGACGGCGGTGAGGCGCCTCTTCCCGGATGCCGGCATCGGCTTCGGCCCGCCCATCGAGGACGGCTTCTACTACGACTTCGCCGTGCCGCGTCCCTTCACGCCCGAGGACCTCGAGAAGATCGAGGCAGAGATGCGCGAAGTGGTGAAGGCTGACTACCCGTTCGTGCGCGAGGAGGTGGCGCGCGGCGAGGCGGAGCAGCGTTTCGCCGGCGACCCGCTCAAGCTCGAGCGCCTTGCCGAGATCCGCGACGATGAAGTGATCTCCGTCTACACCGACGGCCCGTTCGCGGACCTCTGCCGCGGCCCGCACCTGCCCAGCACCGGGCGCATCCAGCATTTCAAGCTGCTGCACGGGGCCGGCGCGTACTGGCGCGGCGACGAGCGCCGCCAGATGCTGCAGCGCATCTACGGCACCGCCTGGTTCGGCAAGCAGGAGCTCGAGCGGTACCTCGATCGGCTCGAGGAGGCGCGGAAGCGCGACCACCGCGTCATCGGCAAGGCGCTCGACCTGTTCTCGATCCAGGAGGACGTCGGGCCGGGGCTGATCCTCTGGCATCCCAAGGGCGCGATGCTGAAGTTCCAGCTCTCGCGCTTCATCGAGGACCTGATCCTCGAGCGCGGCTACCACCTGGTGTACACGCCCCACATCACCCGCGAAGAGCTGTTCATCCGCTCCGGCCATCTACCGTACTACGCGGAGAACCAGTTCCCGGCGATGGCGGGCGGAGCCGGGGAGAGTGAAGGGGTGCGCTACCGGGTCAAGCCGATGAACTGCCCGATGCACATCCTCATCTACCAGAGCCAGCAGCGGAGCTACCGCGACCTGCCGCTGCGCCTCGCGGAGATCGCCAACGTCTACCGCAACGAGAGGTCGGGCACGCTGCACGGGATGCTGCGGGTGCGCGGCCTCTCGATGGACGACGCGCACCTCTTCATGCGGCCGGACCAGATCGAGGAGGAGATCTTCAACCTCATCGACCTGACGGACCTGGTGCTCCGCCGCACCTTCGGGATCGAGTACCGGCTCGACCTCGCGACCCGCCCCGATCAGAAGCTGGGGAGCGACGAAGTATGGGACCAGGCGGAAAGCGCGCTCCAGGCCGCACTCGACCGGCGCGGGCTCCCCTACCGTCTGGATGTCGGTGGCGGCGCCTTCTACGGCCCCAAGATCGACGTGAAGTTCAAGGACGCCATCGGGCGAGAGTGGCAGGGGACGACCATCCAGCTCGACTTCATGCTCCCCGATCGCTTCCAGCTCGAGTACACTGGGGCCGACAACAAGCCGCACTGCCCGGTGATGATCCACCGAGCGATCTTCGGCACGCTGGAGCGGTTCATCGGGTTCCTGATCGAGCACTTCGCGGGGGCGTTCCCGCTGTGGCTCGCGCCCGAGCAGGTGCGCGTCCTCCCGATCGGCGACACCCAGAACGAGGCGGCGCGGCGGTTCCACGAAAGCCTGCGCGCGGCCGGCGTCCGTTCGCACCTCGACGCGCGCAGCGAGACGCTGAACTACAAGGTGCGCG